One Luteolibacter rhizosphaerae DNA segment encodes these proteins:
- a CDS encoding DEAD/DEAH box helicase codes for METPPFSELGLTPELLAAVESLGFERPSPIQAMAIPVALTGRDILGLSHTGSGKTAAFTLPLLARLDFKKRLPQALILCPTRELAVQVCEEVHRLGSKLGALRAVPVYGGAPMDRQLRALRDGVQVVVGTPGRVMDHVRRGSFDVSGIATIVLDEADRMLDLGFREEMEELLGQLPPERQSMFFSATMSRGVAHLIGRFGKDPQTIQIEQKAKTVSTIDQSYFEVRERSKVEVLSRLLDMEQARLAIIFCNTKRSVDECTEALLARGYTADRLHGDITQQMRERVLRRFREGTIELLVATDVAARGLDVENIDVVFNYDLPQDPEDYVHRIGRTGRAGRSGRAVSFVFGREIHRLEMIERYTRQVIRREKVPSQEQVEGRLADLAFEEVKERLEKGEFQSHESQMDRLLEQGYTPTDVASVLFTLLRESRGREFGEIQEDREDPRDRQRRERREPREFREREPRGNFNERGPREDRGPRERREGPHDNAEMVPLFFSLGKFHGVKVGEIIGMLYGEAGLPDGAVGHVKLFAKHSCIDVRKDCAERLIQISKGANLRGRNFILDYDRGPKDGGNRG; via the coding sequence ATGGAAACACCTCCATTCTCCGAACTGGGGCTTACGCCCGAATTGCTCGCCGCCGTCGAATCCCTGGGTTTCGAGCGTCCCTCGCCGATCCAAGCCATGGCCATCCCGGTCGCGCTGACCGGTCGCGATATCCTCGGCCTTTCGCACACCGGGTCCGGTAAGACCGCCGCGTTCACGTTGCCGCTGCTGGCCCGCCTCGATTTCAAGAAGCGCCTACCGCAGGCCCTGATCCTCTGCCCCACCCGCGAGCTTGCGGTGCAGGTGTGCGAGGAAGTCCACCGCCTTGGCTCGAAGCTCGGTGCCCTGCGCGCCGTGCCCGTCTATGGCGGCGCGCCGATGGACCGCCAGCTCCGCGCCCTGCGCGATGGCGTGCAAGTCGTGGTCGGCACTCCCGGCCGCGTGATGGATCACGTGCGCCGCGGGTCCTTCGATGTCAGCGGCATCGCTACCATCGTGCTCGATGAGGCGGACCGCATGCTCGACCTCGGCTTCCGCGAGGAGATGGAAGAGCTACTCGGCCAGCTCCCGCCGGAGCGCCAGTCGATGTTCTTCTCCGCGACCATGAGCCGTGGCGTTGCCCACCTCATCGGCCGCTTCGGCAAGGATCCGCAGACGATCCAGATCGAGCAGAAGGCCAAGACGGTCTCGACCATCGACCAAAGCTACTTCGAAGTGCGCGAGCGCTCGAAGGTGGAAGTGCTCTCCCGCTTGCTCGACATGGAGCAGGCCCGCCTCGCCATCATCTTCTGCAATACCAAGCGCTCCGTGGACGAGTGCACGGAAGCCCTGCTCGCCCGCGGCTACACTGCGGACCGCCTGCACGGGGATATCACCCAGCAGATGCGCGAGCGAGTGCTGCGCCGCTTCCGCGAAGGGACCATCGAACTGCTCGTCGCCACCGATGTGGCCGCCCGCGGCCTGGATGTGGAGAACATCGATGTGGTCTTCAACTACGACCTGCCCCAAGACCCGGAAGACTACGTGCACCGTATCGGCCGTACCGGTCGTGCCGGTCGCAGCGGTCGTGCCGTCAGCTTCGTCTTCGGCCGTGAGATCCACCGTTTGGAGATGATCGAGCGCTACACGCGCCAAGTCATCCGCCGCGAGAAGGTGCCGTCTCAAGAGCAGGTGGAAGGCCGTCTGGCCGACCTCGCCTTCGAGGAGGTTAAGGAGCGCCTGGAGAAGGGCGAGTTCCAGTCCCACGAAAGCCAGATGGACCGCTTGTTGGAGCAGGGCTATACCCCCACGGATGTTGCCAGCGTGCTCTTCACGCTGCTGCGCGAATCGCGTGGCCGCGAGTTCGGCGAGATTCAGGAAGACCGCGAGGATCCGCGTGATCGCCAGCGCCGCGAACGCCGCGAGCCGCGTGAATTCCGCGAGCGCGAGCCGCGCGGGAATTTCAACGAGCGTGGCCCGCGTGAAGACCGCGGTCCGCGTGAGCGCCGCGAAGGCCCGCACGACAATGCGGAGATGGTGCCGCTCTTCTTCTCGCTCGGGAAATTCCACGGCGTGAAGGTCGGCGAGATCATCGGCATGCTCTATGGCGAAGCCGGCCTGCCGGATGGCGCCGTCGGTCACGTGAAGCTCTTCGCGAAACATAGCTGCATCGACGTGCGCAAGGACTGCGCCGAGCGGCTGATCCAGATCTCGAAGGGGGCGAACCTCCGCGGCCGGAACTTCATCCTCGATTACGATCGCG
- a CDS encoding NAD-dependent succinate-semialdehyde dehydrogenase has translation MADALSELTAGFGALKEMSYQDRAAGLQRLADLLEARQDELARLMAEEMGKPVKQGRAEAVKCASACRYYAEHGAAMLAPQEREGATIIYQPLGTVLAIMPWNFPLWQAFRFAAPALMAGNTILLKHATNVPGCAKAIVALVAEAFGRGDLIHAVFIPGKEVEPLIADPRVRAVTFTGSTEAGRKVAAAAGKHLKKSVLELGGSDPYLILHDADLAAAAKTCAAARMVNGGQSCIAAKRFLVAATVHDEFVDLLAKELAVFVPGDPLNEATLLGPMAREDLRDEIHAQVKDSVAAGATLVLGGEIPELRDKSYYPATLLTDVKPGIRAFDEETFGPVAAVVKVSGDEEAVWLANLTPFGLGAAVFSSDPARARAIAERIESGTVAINTQVVSDPRFPFGGVKDSGWGRELGEEGIREFVNVKTLR, from the coding sequence ATGGCGGATGCATTGAGCGAACTGACGGCGGGCTTCGGCGCGCTGAAGGAGATGTCCTATCAGGATCGGGCCGCGGGTCTGCAGCGTCTCGCCGATCTCTTGGAAGCCCGACAGGATGAGCTCGCCCGGCTGATGGCGGAGGAAATGGGCAAGCCGGTGAAGCAGGGTAGGGCGGAAGCGGTGAAGTGCGCCAGTGCCTGCCGCTACTACGCCGAGCACGGCGCGGCCATGCTCGCCCCGCAGGAGCGGGAGGGTGCCACCATCATCTATCAGCCGCTCGGCACCGTGCTAGCCATCATGCCTTGGAACTTCCCCTTGTGGCAGGCATTCCGCTTCGCTGCGCCTGCGCTCATGGCCGGGAATACCATCCTGCTCAAGCACGCCACGAATGTCCCCGGCTGCGCGAAGGCGATTGTCGCGTTGGTCGCGGAAGCCTTCGGGCGTGGGGATCTGATCCATGCCGTGTTCATCCCGGGGAAGGAGGTCGAGCCTCTCATTGCGGATCCGCGCGTGCGCGCTGTCACCTTCACCGGTAGCACCGAGGCGGGCCGGAAGGTCGCCGCTGCCGCGGGCAAGCACTTGAAGAAGTCAGTGCTCGAGCTTGGCGGCAGTGATCCCTACCTCATCCTCCACGATGCGGATCTGGCCGCTGCCGCGAAGACCTGCGCCGCCGCCCGCATGGTCAATGGCGGGCAGAGCTGCATCGCGGCCAAACGCTTCCTCGTCGCCGCGACCGTCCACGACGAATTCGTCGATCTTCTCGCGAAGGAACTCGCGGTTTTTGTGCCGGGAGATCCCTTGAACGAGGCCACGCTGCTCGGCCCGATGGCGCGCGAGGATCTCCGCGATGAAATCCACGCGCAGGTAAAGGATAGCGTGGCGGCCGGCGCCACCCTCGTACTCGGCGGGGAAATCCCGGAACTACGAGATAAGTCGTACTATCCGGCCACGCTTCTAACGGATGTGAAGCCCGGCATCCGCGCTTTCGATGAGGAGACCTTCGGCCCCGTGGCCGCGGTGGTGAAGGTATCGGGTGACGAGGAAGCTGTCTGGCTCGCGAACCTCACGCCCTTCGGCCTTGGTGCGGCCGTTTTCTCTTCCGATCCGGCACGTGCCCGCGCGATTGCGGAGCGGATTGAGAGCGGCACCGTGGCCATCAATACGCAAGTCGTTTCCGATCCGCGCTTCCCCTTCGGGGGCGTGAAGGACAGCGGCTGGGGCCGTGAACTCGGTGAGGAAGGCATCCGCGAATTCGTGAACGTGAAGACGCTGCGCTAA
- a CDS encoding beta strand repeat-containing protein — translation MPTASYNSRWIASLIAGTAFLGSSALAVNNLWDGDTAASDWNTPGNWSLNRVPANPNGAPSGDLFDDAVINTITPNYPIVTVSPTSTPRDIRVGTGGVVTGRVDHKGGTVSTGNTNWAFVGAGNAGANGTYNLADPSTSGGTLTGMGLSAGTLKVGGTSTSSGRLYVGGDDAGGDSGTGIFNMNTSGGLTIGNDLVVGSQGGTGTFNLDAGTVTGGGWQFVGTAGGTGTLNISGGTINHNAGSRTYIGIGNSFGKLNISGGTYTNSVNDNNSMFVIGLGNTANANTSSVTMTGGTINATRRFSVGGMDAGNGDNNAAFIGIGKGAMTMNGTGALLALNGELWLGQGAGSTGNFDFQAGTITVNNWIAIARGGVGNFTQSGGTLTKTGGGSVSVANFSAAAGTLTVSGGLFDIQSGNLIAGEGGTGSANVTISGSGHIKAPQVLVGAGGTVVAELNLDGGSLTTSIINGAGGGTSNVDFNGTQITATAIQPTFVVNCDSIDIEANGLLLNTNGFAVGIGQALPGSGGIVKSGAGTLTLSGANTYAGVRTVNGGKLAISTAETGTGALTVADGAGFGLTTAVIDQALTVANASFGSTGASTLDLNLGNFPGNATNAPLNVTGTLTVNGTATINVADALPATGVMPLVRFNGAIAGTGTFALGTLPNGMVVSPNVLTIDPNFYGPGQGLIYLDVDSVSLPQWTGATDGNWDTTTQNWTDLVSGLPTTYANPAPVLFNDTNVTTPSVVLNTTVAPSSVTFNNSSVFYDLSGAGKITGSTGLTKLGTSVVQIINTNDYTGVTTFGGGTVQIDTLTNGGVASPIGAAAANASNIVFAGGTLYYTGAATTTNRGYTINAADNTVSSGLYIDFDLTIGGTVNTVFGKFAKQGEGILTYTNPGANVLANGSNAVPGAYRIEQGGVVLSGGGTQTSTVTGEFWVGSTTAYPATLTLNNTSLTTNTWMSVGRGNGTTGLVSSVTATGSTIATGSLSMGFANGVTGHLATSNVTLNSSSFTTGTTYVSESAGSTGNLTLNGSTFTAGTMIVGRLSGSNGTFTMNGASTASSTEFTVGQDATSVGAVLMNGTSVFNTANRVLFGNVAGASGSLTVANNAVFNRTGSYLSIGVNGTGSVTVKDSGHFNNPVGDFNVGDVGTSQGTLNLQDTGLITAGGTVFVAKNTGTAGTITQTGGTFNAAGWITIGRFTGSSGTVNISGGTINQNGTTQAFYVGEEGVGTLTVSGTGAVNANGPALYLSNVVGANLGTGTVNLNGGTITAKRVSENGGGGGSGTFNFNGGLLKAGASANAAFMEGLNAANVLANGANIDSNGQNIAIAQALLDGTGGGGLTKTGTGVLQLNGTNTYTGTTTVSAGSLGGTGSVAGPLAVSAGASVAPGAAAVGTFAAGATTITGEYDCEINGITADKLVVNGALNVSAATLDLAVLGAPTAPALIIASYTGGVPAPFAAVNNLPAGYTVNYAYNDGLTSTNIALVQSTTPYGAWAQSFGLDPLTDGAPGFDKDGDGQVNSVEFALGGSPVSGSDNAKVYRLSGDSDADGDSNNELLLTIAVRNGTPAFSGSPSPTATHEGYTYTVQGSLDLANFNSAVAVATPVVTGLPAAPSGYTYRTFSLTASNGLPGKGFLRVTVTP, via the coding sequence TTGCCGACCGCGTCGTACAATTCCCGCTGGATCGCCAGCCTCATCGCCGGCACCGCCTTCCTCGGTTCCTCCGCTCTCGCCGTGAACAACTTGTGGGACGGTGATACCGCCGCAAGCGACTGGAACACGCCGGGCAACTGGAGCCTGAACCGTGTCCCCGCCAACCCCAACGGTGCGCCGAGCGGCGACCTTTTCGATGACGCGGTGATCAACACGATCACGCCGAACTATCCGATTGTTACGGTAAGCCCGACCTCCACGCCGCGGGATATCCGTGTGGGCACGGGCGGGGTGGTCACCGGTCGGGTGGATCACAAGGGCGGAACGGTCTCCACGGGTAACACGAACTGGGCCTTCGTCGGCGCGGGGAACGCGGGTGCGAACGGCACCTACAACCTGGCGGACCCCTCGACCAGCGGTGGAACGCTCACCGGCATGGGCCTGAGCGCCGGCACTCTCAAGGTCGGCGGCACCAGCACGTCTTCGGGCCGCCTCTACGTGGGTGGCGATGATGCGGGTGGCGACTCCGGCACCGGGATCTTCAACATGAACACCTCCGGTGGCCTGACGATCGGGAACGATCTGGTCGTGGGTTCGCAGGGCGGCACGGGCACCTTCAACCTGGATGCCGGCACGGTGACCGGCGGTGGCTGGCAATTCGTCGGCACCGCGGGCGGCACCGGCACGCTCAATATCAGCGGCGGCACCATCAATCACAATGCGGGCTCGCGGACCTACATCGGCATCGGGAACTCCTTTGGCAAACTCAACATCTCCGGCGGTACGTACACCAACTCGGTGAACGACAACAACTCGATGTTCGTGATCGGCTTGGGCAACACGGCCAATGCGAACACCTCGAGCGTCACGATGACCGGCGGCACCATCAACGCCACCCGCCGCTTCTCGGTGGGCGGTATGGATGCCGGCAACGGCGACAACAACGCCGCCTTCATCGGCATCGGCAAGGGCGCGATGACCATGAACGGCACCGGCGCTCTGCTGGCCCTGAATGGCGAGCTCTGGCTCGGCCAAGGCGCGGGCAGTACCGGCAACTTCGACTTCCAAGCGGGAACGATCACGGTGAACAACTGGATCGCGATCGCCCGCGGTGGCGTCGGTAACTTCACCCAGAGCGGCGGCACCCTGACCAAAACCGGTGGCGGCAGCGTCTCGGTGGCGAACTTCAGCGCGGCGGCCGGCACGCTGACGGTGAGCGGCGGTCTCTTCGATATCCAATCGGGTAACCTGATCGCCGGTGAAGGCGGCACGGGCTCGGCGAATGTGACGATCAGCGGCTCCGGCCACATCAAGGCTCCCCAAGTGCTGGTGGGTGCCGGCGGCACGGTGGTTGCCGAACTCAACCTGGACGGCGGCTCGCTGACGACCTCGATCATCAACGGTGCCGGCGGCGGCACTTCGAATGTCGATTTCAACGGCACCCAGATCACGGCCACCGCGATCCAGCCGACCTTCGTGGTCAACTGCGATAGCATCGACATCGAGGCCAACGGCCTGTTGCTGAATACGAACGGTTTCGCGGTCGGAATCGGCCAAGCGCTCCCCGGGAGCGGTGGCATCGTGAAGTCCGGTGCAGGCACCCTCACCCTCAGCGGAGCAAACACCTACGCGGGTGTCCGCACGGTCAACGGCGGCAAGCTCGCGATCAGCACCGCGGAGACGGGCACGGGAGCGCTCACCGTGGCAGACGGTGCCGGTTTCGGCCTGACCACCGCGGTGATCGACCAAGCACTCACCGTGGCGAATGCCAGCTTCGGCAGCACCGGGGCCAGCACGCTCGACCTGAACCTGGGTAACTTCCCCGGCAACGCGACGAATGCTCCGCTGAACGTCACCGGCACCCTGACCGTGAATGGCACGGCCACCATCAATGTGGCCGACGCGCTCCCTGCCACCGGGGTTATGCCGCTGGTGCGGTTCAATGGCGCGATCGCTGGCACTGGCACCTTCGCCCTCGGCACTTTGCCAAACGGCATGGTCGTGAGCCCGAACGTGCTCACCATCGACCCGAACTTCTACGGCCCGGGCCAAGGCCTGATCTATCTGGATGTGGATAGCGTCTCGCTGCCGCAGTGGACCGGAGCCACCGATGGCAACTGGGACACCACCACGCAGAACTGGACCGATCTGGTGAGCGGACTGCCCACTACCTATGCGAACCCGGCACCCGTGCTCTTCAATGACACCAACGTGACCACCCCGAGCGTGGTGCTGAACACCACGGTGGCACCGAGTTCGGTGACCTTCAACAACTCCAGCGTCTTCTACGACCTGAGCGGTGCCGGGAAGATCACCGGCAGCACCGGGCTGACCAAGCTCGGCACCTCCGTGGTGCAAATCATCAACACGAACGACTACACCGGCGTGACCACCTTCGGTGGCGGCACGGTGCAGATCGACACGCTGACGAACGGCGGCGTGGCGAGCCCGATCGGTGCGGCTGCGGCCAATGCCTCGAACATCGTCTTCGCGGGCGGCACGCTTTATTACACGGGAGCGGCCACTACCACCAACCGCGGCTACACCATCAATGCTGCGGACAATACCGTGAGCAGCGGGCTGTATATCGATTTCGATCTCACGATCGGCGGGACGGTGAACACGGTCTTCGGCAAGTTCGCCAAGCAGGGCGAGGGCATCCTGACCTACACCAACCCCGGCGCGAACGTGCTGGCGAATGGCTCGAACGCCGTGCCCGGTGCCTATCGCATCGAGCAGGGCGGTGTGGTCCTGAGCGGCGGCGGCACCCAGACGAGCACCGTAACCGGTGAATTCTGGGTCGGCTCCACCACCGCTTATCCGGCCACCCTCACGCTGAACAACACCTCGCTCACCACGAACACTTGGATGTCCGTGGGCCGCGGAAACGGCACGACCGGACTGGTCTCCTCGGTCACCGCCACCGGTTCGACCATCGCCACTGGCAGCCTCTCGATGGGCTTCGCGAACGGTGTGACCGGTCACTTGGCGACTTCCAACGTGACGCTGAACAGCTCGTCCTTCACCACCGGCACGACCTACGTGTCAGAGAGCGCGGGCTCGACCGGTAACCTCACGCTGAACGGCTCCACCTTCACGGCGGGCACGATGATCGTGGGTCGCCTTTCGGGATCGAACGGGACCTTCACGATGAACGGAGCCTCCACCGCGAGCTCCACCGAGTTCACCGTGGGTCAAGATGCGACCTCCGTGGGTGCGGTGCTGATGAACGGCACCTCGGTCTTCAACACGGCCAACCGCGTGCTGTTTGGCAACGTGGCTGGCGCGAGCGGCTCGCTCACGGTGGCGAACAACGCGGTATTCAACCGGACCGGCAGCTACCTGTCGATCGGCGTGAACGGCACGGGCTCGGTGACGGTGAAGGACAGCGGCCACTTCAACAACCCGGTGGGCGACTTCAACGTGGGTGACGTGGGCACCTCGCAGGGCACGCTCAACCTGCAGGATACGGGCTTGATCACGGCGGGCGGCACGGTCTTCGTCGCCAAGAACACGGGCACCGCGGGCACGATCACGCAGACCGGCGGCACCTTCAATGCGGCCGGATGGATCACCATCGGACGCTTCACCGGCAGCTCCGGCACCGTCAACATCAGCGGCGGCACCATCAACCAGAACGGCACCACGCAGGCCTTCTACGTGGGTGAGGAAGGAGTCGGCACGCTGACCGTTTCCGGCACGGGCGCGGTCAATGCGAATGGCCCGGCGCTTTACCTCTCGAACGTGGTCGGCGCCAACCTGGGCACCGGCACGGTGAACCTGAACGGCGGCACGATCACCGCCAAGCGGGTGAGCGAGAACGGCGGTGGCGGTGGCAGCGGCACTTTCAACTTCAACGGCGGTCTGCTCAAGGCCGGCGCGAGTGCGAATGCCGCCTTCATGGAAGGCCTGAATGCCGCGAACGTGCTGGCGAACGGTGCGAACATCGACAGCAACGGCCAGAACATCGCGATCGCCCAAGCCCTGCTCGATGGCACGGGTGGCGGCGGCCTGACCAAGACCGGCACCGGCGTGCTGCAACTGAATGGCACGAACACTTATACCGGGACCACCACGGTCTCCGCCGGCTCGCTCGGCGGCACCGGATCGGTCGCGGGTCCGCTGGCGGTTTCGGCCGGAGCCTCGGTGGCCCCGGGTGCGGCGGCGGTCGGCACTTTCGCGGCGGGAGCCACGACCATCACCGGTGAGTATGATTGCGAGATCAACGGCATCACCGCCGACAAGCTGGTAGTGAACGGTGCTCTCAATGTCAGTGCCGCCACGCTGGATCTCGCGGTCCTCGGTGCACCCACCGCTCCGGCCCTGATCATCGCCAGCTACACGGGAGGCGTTCCGGCGCCATTCGCTGCGGTGAACAACCTGCCGGCCGGTTACACGGTGAACTATGCCTACAACGACGGCCTCACCTCGACCAATATCGCCCTTGTCCAGTCGACCACGCCGTATGGCGCATGGGCGCAGAGCTTCGGTCTCGATCCGCTCACGGATGGAGCCCCGGGTTTCGACAAGGATGGCGACGGCCAGGTGAACAGCGTGGAGTTCGCGCTCGGCGGCTCCCCGGTCAGCGGCAGCGACAACGCGAAGGTCTACCGGCTCTCGGGTGATAGCGATGCGGATGGGGATTCGAACAACGAGCTCCTCCTGACCATCGCGGTGCGCAATGGCACGCCGGCTTTCAGCGGCAGCCCCTCGCCCACCGCGACGCATGAGGGCTACACCTACACCGTGCAGGGTTCGCTGGATCTGGCGAACTTCAACAGCGCCGTCGCCGTGGCCACTCCGGTCGTCACCGGCCTGCCTGCGGCTCCGTCCGGTTACACCTACCGCACCTTCAGCCTGACGGCCTCGAACGGGCTTCCGGGCAAGGGCTTCCTGCGCGTGACCGTCACGCCCTGA
- a CDS encoding Dps family protein → MKNKAAKKAAKSSPSPAGEVIHIGLDSKVRSQAVKLLSAILADQHVLYAKTRNFHWNLTGHRFHTLHEFFEKQYDELALAIDKTAERIRMLGHASPGSMKEFLANSTLKEVPGALVNGDEAIAALRDDHEAAAREVRKAVDTLDEAGDAGTADFLTDLLQSHEQSAWMLRSFLD, encoded by the coding sequence ATGAAAAACAAAGCCGCTAAGAAAGCCGCCAAAAGCTCCCCTTCTCCTGCCGGAGAAGTCATCCACATCGGGCTCGATTCCAAGGTGCGCAGCCAAGCCGTGAAACTGCTTTCCGCGATTCTAGCCGATCAACACGTGCTCTACGCGAAGACCCGGAACTTCCACTGGAACCTCACCGGACACCGCTTCCACACCCTGCACGAGTTCTTCGAGAAGCAATACGACGAGTTGGCCCTGGCCATCGACAAGACAGCCGAGCGGATCCGCATGCTGGGTCACGCGAGCCCCGGCTCAATGAAGGAGTTCCTCGCCAATTCGACCCTAAAGGAGGTGCCCGGCGCTCTGGTCAATGGAGACGAGGCCATCGCCGCGCTCCGTGACGACCATGAGGCTGCCGCCCGCGAAGTCCGCAAGGCGGTGGATACCCTCGACGAAGCGGGTGACGCCGGCACCGCCGACTTCCTCACCGACCTGCTCCAGTCTCACGAGCAATCCGCCTGGATGCTCCGCAGCTTCTTGGACTGA
- a CDS encoding entericidin A/B family lipoprotein, with translation MNPILLPQNSTCRFSGKRRRSWPAWVLGLALLAGSFSLNSCGTARGFGSDVERAGDKIQDAATR, from the coding sequence ATGAATCCCATCCTTCTACCCCAGAACAGCACCTGCCGTTTTTCCGGAAAGCGTCGTCGGTCGTGGCCCGCTTGGGTGCTCGGTTTGGCCCTCTTGGCCGGATCCTTCAGTTTAAATTCCTGTGGCACCGCTCGCGGCTTCGGCAGCGATGTTGAGAGAGCGGGAGACAAGATCCAAGACGCGGCAACCCGCTGA
- a CDS encoding diacylglycerol/lipid kinase family protein gives MPCYHLLLNLGSGGNERGLDAREVSQMVEEIFREAGHEMNSTLVEPGGLDHALESASARKPDAIIVAGGDGTVSAAARHLGGTGIALGILPMGTFNLAARDLGVPLEMEEAARFLATAEPHPIDVMDVSGHTCLCTTILGFYPEFAKTFERRDHGGRWWKKSLKLVMGLPKFFARARPLHLAWRGDGGEGTTRTKFCAFVPGRYKAATGIVPARTEFRSGKLTAYVGTQRDARAAMRGMLDYIFGRQEKNPELIIFQSSELELRGGTRRDCVLMLDGEIIRMSFPIKMKIKPEHLRVLTTKENLAEEESEVSA, from the coding sequence ATGCCCTGCTACCATCTCCTCCTCAATCTCGGTTCCGGCGGAAACGAGCGCGGCCTCGACGCACGGGAAGTTTCCCAAATGGTTGAGGAGATCTTCCGCGAGGCGGGCCATGAAATGAACTCAACCCTCGTCGAACCCGGCGGCCTCGATCACGCCTTGGAATCCGCATCCGCCCGCAAGCCGGATGCGATCATCGTAGCCGGGGGCGACGGGACGGTTTCCGCCGCGGCGCGGCATCTCGGCGGCACCGGGATCGCCTTGGGGATCCTGCCGATGGGCACCTTCAATCTCGCCGCCCGAGATCTGGGCGTGCCGCTGGAGATGGAGGAAGCCGCGCGTTTCCTCGCCACCGCGGAACCGCACCCGATTGATGTGATGGATGTCTCCGGGCACACTTGCCTGTGCACGACCATCCTCGGTTTTTATCCGGAGTTCGCGAAGACCTTTGAACGCCGCGACCACGGCGGGCGCTGGTGGAAGAAATCCCTGAAGCTGGTGATGGGACTCCCCAAGTTCTTCGCCCGCGCCCGCCCACTCCACCTCGCGTGGCGCGGGGATGGCGGGGAAGGCACGACCCGCACCAAGTTCTGCGCTTTCGTCCCCGGTCGCTACAAGGCGGCGACCGGCATCGTGCCCGCCCGCACCGAGTTTCGCTCCGGTAAGTTGACCGCCTACGTCGGCACCCAGCGCGATGCCCGGGCGGCCATGCGCGGGATGCTGGACTACATCTTCGGTCGGCAGGAGAAGAACCCGGAGCTGATCATTTTCCAATCGTCCGAACTGGAGTTGAGGGGGGGAACGCGGCGCGACTGCGTGCTGATGCTGGACGGTGAGATCATCCGCATGTCCTTTCCCATCAAGATGAAGATCAAGCCGGAGCACCTGCGGGTCCTGACCACCAAGGAGAATTTGGCGGAGGAGGAAAGCGAGGTGTCGGCATGA
- a CDS encoding metallophosphoesterase family protein: MIRILHLSDPHFGAADPAVASLFLSRAPGYSPDLTVLSGDLTMRARRSELVDARYFVERLPRPRLVVPGNHDIPAFNQPLHRLLLPFERYRQTFGREIEPVHTAPGLHVVSVNSNKPYGPYLDWSKGRITCEELKRADQRLSGAPGCLKVLVLHHPLVAPEGHRRDLVQPLDKLLEMTARRRVDLILCGHFHCSHLDAVGPAGAWRSVVSQAATVCSTRLQGEPQGFHMIRMTMERIEIERHVYRDGDFATETTFAFTRGESGWLSADAVTRREITRAS, translated from the coding sequence ATGATCCGCATCCTCCATCTCTCCGACCCTCACTTCGGCGCGGCCGATCCAGCGGTGGCCTCGCTCTTTCTCAGCCGGGCTCCCGGCTACTCCCCGGACCTGACAGTGCTGAGCGGGGACCTGACGATGCGGGCTCGCCGCAGCGAGTTGGTAGATGCCCGCTATTTCGTGGAGCGCCTGCCGCGCCCCCGCCTGGTGGTGCCGGGGAACCACGATATCCCGGCCTTCAATCAGCCGCTGCACCGGCTGCTGCTTCCCTTTGAGCGCTACCGCCAAACCTTCGGCCGCGAGATCGAACCGGTACATACCGCACCGGGACTGCATGTGGTCAGCGTGAATAGCAACAAGCCCTACGGACCCTATCTAGACTGGTCGAAGGGCAGGATCACATGCGAGGAACTGAAGCGTGCGGATCAGCGCCTGAGCGGTGCGCCCGGCTGCTTGAAGGTGCTGGTGCTGCACCACCCCTTGGTCGCGCCGGAGGGCCACCGCCGGGATCTGGTCCAGCCGCTGGACAAGCTGCTGGAAATGACCGCACGCCGCCGGGTGGATCTCATCCTCTGCGGCCACTTCCACTGCTCGCACTTGGATGCCGTGGGACCCGCGGGCGCCTGGCGGAGTGTCGTGTCACAAGCCGCGACCGTTTGCTCGACCCGCCTTCAAGGGGAGCCCCAAGGCTTCCACATGATCCGCATGACCATGGAGCGGATCGAGATTGAGAGGCATGTTTACCGGGACGGTGACTTCGCCACCGAAACCACCTTCGCCTTCACCCGCGGTGAATCCGGCTGGCTGAGCGCGGATGCCGTGACCCGCCGCGAAATCACCCGCGCCTCCTGA